A region of Photobacterium sanguinicancri DNA encodes the following proteins:
- the grpE gene encoding nucleotide exchange factor GrpE, producing MSNEEKKVQDEQLQQENTVDTAETVSAEEEVVEMTMEELQAARIAELEAALLASDAKAKDAVDASLRARAEGENVRRRSEQEIDKARKFALNKFAEELLPVIDNMERAIEMTDKNDEALKPMLEGVELTLKTMTSTVEKFGLKQIDPMGEAFNPEFHQAMTIQESADFAPNSVMLVMQKGYELNGRVIRPAMVMVSKAPAGNIDTQA from the coding sequence ATGAGCAACGAAGAGAAAAAAGTACAGGACGAGCAACTACAGCAGGAAAACACTGTAGACACGGCTGAGACTGTATCTGCTGAGGAAGAAGTTGTTGAAATGACAATGGAAGAACTGCAAGCAGCACGTATTGCTGAATTAGAAGCGGCGTTGCTAGCAAGCGATGCGAAAGCGAAAGATGCGGTTGATGCGTCATTACGCGCTCGCGCTGAAGGTGAAAACGTTCGTCGCCGTAGCGAGCAAGAAATTGATAAAGCGCGTAAGTTTGCGCTTAACAAGTTTGCTGAAGAGCTACTGCCTGTTATCGATAACATGGAACGTGCTATCGAAATGACAGACAAAAACGATGAAGCACTGAAGCCAATGCTTGAAGGTGTTGAACTAACACTGAAAACCATGACAAGCACGGTTGAGAAATTCGGCCTTAAGCAAATTGACCCAATGGGCGAAGCGTTTAACCCTGAATTCCACCAAGCGATGACGATTCAAGAAAGTGCTGATTTTGCACCTAACTCAGTAATGTTAGTTATGCAAAAAGGTTACGAACTTAACGGTCGTGTTATTCGCCCTGCGATGGTAATGGTATCGAAAGCCCCTGCGGGTAACATTGATACGCAAGCGTAA
- a CDS encoding pilus assembly FimT family protein, with protein MYDRKRNQGITLLELLFTVAIVGIVLAAAVPSFETVVVNNQIKAKSEELFRFVRLAKYEAVKRNKNVEVYYDSTSPGYYCLGMRGVGENTTCDNKTHTYSLFKINDDIKFKVKTVDGQGNVADISNGALFSFSPQTGKSSTNKRVLFQSNSDTKVISGIRVTNIGLVNPCSDQAWGGKMLCTSG; from the coding sequence ATGTATGACAGGAAGAGAAACCAAGGTATTACATTATTAGAATTGTTATTTACTGTCGCAATTGTTGGTATCGTTTTAGCCGCTGCAGTACCTAGCTTTGAAACTGTAGTCGTCAATAATCAAATAAAAGCAAAATCAGAAGAGTTATTTAGATTTGTTCGGCTTGCGAAATATGAAGCAGTAAAAAGAAACAAAAATGTTGAAGTATATTATGATTCAACTTCCCCTGGTTATTATTGCCTAGGAATGAGAGGAGTGGGTGAAAATACCACCTGTGATAATAAAACACATACATATTCTTTATTTAAAATTAATGATGATATTAAATTTAAAGTGAAAACGGTTGATGGACAGGGAAACGTAGCAGATATCTCTAATGGTGCTTTATTTTCATTCAGTCCGCAAACGGGGAAATCATCTACAAACAAACGCGTTCTTTTTCAAAGTAATTCAGATACAAAGGTTATCTCTGGCATCAGGGTCACGAATATTGGTTTAGTTAATCCATGCTCCGATCAGGCTTGGGGAGGGAAAATGCTATGCACAAGCGGTTGA
- a CDS encoding YfhL family 4Fe-4S dicluster ferredoxin, with product MALFITDKCINCDMCDPECPNEAITMGDSIYEIDVDLCTECKGHYDKPTCQSVCPITNCIIVDPNHIESDDELLEKFVIIQGLT from the coding sequence ATGGCGTTATTCATTACCGATAAGTGCATTAACTGTGACATGTGTGATCCTGAGTGCCCTAACGAAGCGATCACCATGGGCGATTCAATCTATGAGATTGATGTCGACCTGTGTACAGAATGTAAAGGCCACTACGACAAGCCAACGTGCCAGTCGGTATGCCCGATCACTAACTGCATTATCGTTGACCCTAACCATATTGAGTCTGACGATGAGCTACTCGAGAAGTTTGTGATTATTCAAGGGCTAACCTAA
- the trhP gene encoding prephenate-dependent tRNA uridine(34) hydroxylase TrhP: MFKPELLSPAGSLKNMRYAFAYGADAVYAGQPRYSLRVRNNEFNHENLKIGIDEAHAQGKKLYVVCNIQPHNSKLKTFIRDLKPIVDMGPDALIMSDPGLIMMVRENFPDVVIHLSVQANAVNWATVKFWSTQGVERVILSRELSLEEIEEIRENCPETELEIFVHGALCMAYSGRCLLSGYINKRDPNQGTCTNACRWEYKAEKATENDAGQIVEVQDAAAVQMQDAEERPDNTLGLGKPVDDVVLLSESHRPEEKMAAFEDEHGTYIMNSKDLRAVQHVDRLTKMGVHSLKIEGRTKSFYYCARTAQVYRKAIDDAVAGKEFDASLMGTLESLAHRGYTEGFLRRHTHDAYQNYDYGYSISDSQQFVGEFTGKRRGDLAEVEVKNKFVVGDSLEVMTPKGNVIFGLETMENRKSEVIDDAKGNGHFVFIPVPQDMDLEFALLMRNLNSGQDTRNPHAQQNG, encoded by the coding sequence ATGTTTAAACCTGAATTGTTATCCCCTGCCGGTAGTCTTAAAAACATGCGTTACGCATTCGCGTACGGTGCAGATGCAGTCTACGCTGGCCAGCCACGTTACAGCCTTCGTGTTCGTAACAACGAGTTCAACCACGAAAACCTAAAAATCGGTATCGATGAAGCCCATGCTCAAGGCAAGAAGCTTTACGTGGTATGTAACATTCAGCCGCATAACTCAAAACTAAAAACCTTTATTCGCGATCTTAAGCCTATCGTAGACATGGGCCCAGATGCCCTAATCATGTCGGATCCTGGCCTTATCATGATGGTACGTGAAAACTTCCCTGACGTAGTTATTCACCTATCTGTTCAAGCGAATGCTGTTAACTGGGCAACCGTTAAGTTCTGGTCAACGCAAGGCGTTGAGCGTGTGATCCTGTCGCGTGAGCTTTCTCTAGAAGAAATCGAAGAAATTCGTGAAAACTGCCCAGAAACAGAATTAGAGATTTTCGTACACGGTGCACTTTGCATGGCGTACTCAGGTCGTTGCCTACTTTCTGGCTACATCAATAAGCGCGATCCAAACCAAGGTACTTGTACTAACGCTTGTCGTTGGGAATACAAGGCCGAAAAAGCAACGGAAAACGATGCAGGTCAAATCGTTGAAGTTCAAGACGCAGCTGCAGTTCAAATGCAAGATGCAGAAGAGCGCCCAGACAACACCCTTGGTCTTGGTAAACCAGTCGACGATGTTGTACTACTAAGCGAAAGCCACCGTCCTGAAGAAAAAATGGCGGCGTTTGAAGACGAGCACGGCACTTACATCATGAACTCAAAAGACCTCCGCGCGGTTCAGCACGTTGATCGTTTGACTAAGATGGGTGTTCACTCGCTGAAAATCGAAGGCCGTACTAAGTCTTTCTATTACTGTGCACGTACCGCACAGGTTTACCGCAAAGCTATCGATGATGCAGTAGCAGGTAAAGAGTTTGATGCAAGCCTAATGGGCACGCTAGAAAGCCTTGCACACCGTGGTTACACCGAAGGTTTCCTACGTCGTCACACACACGACGCGTACCAAAACTACGACTACGGCTACTCAATTTCTGATTCTCAACAATTTGTGGGTGAGTTCACTGGTAAGCGCCGTGGCGATCTAGCTGAAGTTGAAGTGAAGAACAAATTCGTTGTTGGCGATAGCCTAGAAGTAATGACACCAAAAGGTAACGTTATCTTCGGTCTTGAGACAATGGAAAACCGTAAGTCTGAAGTCATCGATGATGCAAAAGGTAACGGTCACTTTGTCTTCATCCCTGTACCACAGGATATGGATCTTGAGTTCGCTCTACTTATGCGTAACTTAAACTCTGGTCAAGACACACGTAACCCACACGCACAACAAAACGGTTAA
- a CDS encoding type IV pilin protein has protein sequence MIEILIAVVIVGLISAIAIPAYTSQIEKSRRVEAQTGLIELHLWAEQYYTENKNYPNSADLSTGLTTCSSCTLSDEYTFSINNSGTGTQRFVLKAAVNTTGLQKGDPCKSLSIDASGAKKGSPSSAECW, from the coding sequence TTGATTGAAATATTAATCGCTGTTGTGATTGTAGGGCTCATTAGTGCAATTGCTATTCCCGCCTACACCTCGCAAATCGAAAAATCACGGCGCGTAGAAGCACAAACAGGCCTGATTGAACTTCACCTGTGGGCAGAGCAATACTATACCGAGAATAAAAACTATCCAAACAGTGCTGATTTAAGTACAGGGCTTACGACTTGCTCTTCATGCACCTTATCAGATGAGTACACATTCAGTATCAATAATAGCGGTACTGGTACCCAACGGTTTGTATTAAAAGCTGCTGTAAATACAACAGGCCTCCAAAAAGGCGATCCTTGTAAGTCTTTGAGTATTGATGCGTCAGGTGCCAAGAAAGGCTCACCAAGCAGCGCTGAATGCTGGTAA
- the dnaK gene encoding molecular chaperone DnaK, with protein MGRIIGIDLGTTNSCVAVLDGDKPRVIENAEGERTTASVIAYTQDGETLVGQPAKRQAVTNPENTLFAIKRLIGRRFEDEEVQRDIEIMPFKIVKADNGDAWVEAKGQKMAAPQVSAEVLKKMKKTAEDYLGEAVTGAVVTVPAYFNDAQRQATKDAGRIAGLDVKRIINEPTAAALAYGLDKQGGDRTIAVYDLGGGTFDISIIEIDEVEGEKTFEVLATNGDTHLGGEDFDNRMINYLVDEFKKEQGINLKNDPLAMQRVKEAAEKAKIELSSAQQTDVNLPYVTADATGPKHMNVKVTRAKLESLVEDLVQRSLEPLKVALADADLSVGDITDVILVGGQTRMPMVQAKVTEFFGKEPRKDVNPDEAVAVGAAVQGGVLAGDVKDVLLLDVTPLSFGIETMGGVMTKLIEKNTTIPTKADQVFSTAEDNQSAVTIHVLQGERKQATYNKSLGQFNLEGIQAAARGMPQIEVTFDLDADGILNVSAKDKQTGKEQKITIQASGGLSEEEIEKMVQEAEANKEADKKFEELVTVRNQADQMIHGTRKQIEEAGDALPADEKEKIEVAIKELEEVKGGEDKEAIDAKVQALMTAAQKLMEIAQQQAQAQQAQAGGAEQAQPQDDNVVDAEFEEVKDEKK; from the coding sequence ATGGGTAGAATCATTGGTATTGACTTGGGTACAACTAACTCTTGTGTTGCAGTACTTGATGGTGACAAACCACGTGTAATTGAAAACGCAGAAGGTGAGCGTACAACGGCATCTGTTATTGCTTACACTCAAGATGGTGAAACATTAGTTGGTCAACCAGCTAAGCGTCAGGCGGTAACTAACCCTGAGAACACCCTTTTCGCTATCAAGCGTCTTATCGGTCGTCGTTTTGAAGACGAAGAAGTACAGCGCGATATCGAAATCATGCCTTTCAAAATTGTTAAGGCTGACAACGGCGATGCATGGGTAGAAGCGAAAGGCCAAAAAATGGCTGCTCCTCAAGTATCTGCTGAAGTACTTAAGAAAATGAAAAAGACTGCAGAAGACTACCTTGGTGAGGCAGTAACTGGCGCAGTTGTAACCGTACCTGCTTACTTTAACGATGCACAGCGTCAAGCAACGAAAGATGCTGGCCGTATCGCAGGTCTAGATGTTAAACGTATCATCAACGAACCAACAGCTGCTGCACTAGCTTACGGTCTTGATAAGCAAGGTGGCGATCGCACTATCGCGGTTTACGACCTTGGTGGTGGTACATTCGATATCTCTATCATCGAAATCGATGAAGTTGAAGGCGAGAAAACATTTGAAGTTCTAGCAACTAACGGTGATACACACCTTGGTGGTGAAGATTTCGATAACCGCATGATCAACTACTTAGTAGACGAATTCAAAAAAGAGCAAGGCATCAACCTTAAGAACGATCCTCTTGCTATGCAGCGTGTTAAAGAAGCAGCTGAAAAAGCGAAGATTGAACTATCTTCTGCACAGCAAACTGACGTAAACCTTCCTTACGTTACTGCTGATGCAACTGGTCCTAAGCACATGAACGTTAAAGTGACACGTGCGAAACTAGAATCACTAGTTGAAGACCTAGTTCAACGTTCTCTAGAGCCACTAAAAGTAGCACTAGCAGATGCAGACCTATCTGTAGGCGACATCACTGATGTTATCCTAGTAGGTGGTCAAACACGTATGCCTATGGTTCAAGCTAAAGTTACTGAGTTCTTCGGTAAAGAACCACGTAAAGACGTGAACCCTGATGAAGCGGTTGCTGTAGGTGCTGCTGTTCAAGGTGGTGTTCTAGCGGGCGACGTTAAAGACGTTCTTCTTCTAGATGTTACTCCTCTATCTTTCGGTATCGAAACGATGGGCGGCGTGATGACTAAGCTAATCGAGAAAAACACAACTATCCCAACAAAAGCGGATCAAGTGTTCTCGACTGCTGAAGACAACCAAAGCGCGGTAACTATCCACGTGCTTCAAGGTGAGCGTAAGCAAGCGACTTACAACAAGTCTCTAGGTCAATTTAACCTAGAAGGTATCCAAGCAGCAGCACGTGGCATGCCACAAATCGAAGTAACATTCGACCTAGATGCTGATGGTATCCTGAACGTGTCTGCTAAAGACAAGCAAACAGGTAAAGAGCAGAAGATCACTATCCAGGCATCTGGCGGTCTTTCTGAAGAAGAAATCGAAAAAATGGTTCAAGAAGCAGAAGCTAACAAAGAAGCGGACAAAAAGTTCGAAGAGTTAGTGACTGTACGTAACCAAGCTGACCAAATGATCCACGGCACTCGTAAGCAAATTGAAGAAGCAGGTGATGCACTTCCAGCTGACGAGAAAGAAAAAATTGAAGTAGCAATCAAAGAGCTAGAAGAAGTGAAAGGTGGCGAAGATAAAGAAGCTATCGACGCTAAAGTTCAAGCACTTATGACTGCTGCTCAAAAGCTAATGGAAATCGCTCAGCAACAAGCTCAAGCACAACAAGCGCAAGCTGGTGGCGCAGAGCAAGCTCAACCACAAGATGACAACGTAGTTGACGCTGAATTCGAAGAAGTTAAAGACGAAAAAAAATAA
- the dnaJ gene encoding molecular chaperone DnaJ, whose product MSKRDLYEVLGVGRDASERDIKKAYKRLAMKFHPDRNQGDESSADKFKEVKTAYEILTDPQKKAAYDQYGHAAFEQGGMGGGGGGYGGGADFGDIFGDVFGDIFGGGGGRRQQQRQQRGADLRYNMELTLEEAVRGCSKEIRVPTLVGCDTCDGSGAKKGSSATTCGTCHGQGQVQMRQGFFAVQQTCPHCNGRGKIIKDPCGTCHGHGRKEETKTLSVKIPAGVDTGDRIRLTGEGEAGEFGAPAGDLYVQVHVAEHHIFERDGNNLYCEVPVSFTMAALGGEVEVPTLDGRVNLKVPTETQTGRMFRMRGKGVKSVRGGAVGDLICKLVVETPVSLSSRQKELLQELEESFGGKAASKHKPKSEGFFNGVKKFFDDLTG is encoded by the coding sequence ATGTCAAAACGTGATTTATATGAAGTTCTGGGTGTCGGTCGCGATGCATCAGAGCGTGATATCAAAAAGGCGTATAAGCGTCTTGCCATGAAGTTCCACCCTGACCGTAATCAGGGCGATGAGAGCTCGGCTGATAAATTCAAAGAAGTTAAGACGGCGTACGAAATCTTAACGGATCCACAGAAGAAAGCAGCTTACGACCAATACGGTCATGCAGCCTTTGAACAAGGCGGTATGGGTGGCGGCGGTGGCGGCTACGGTGGTGGTGCAGATTTCGGCGATATCTTCGGCGATGTGTTTGGCGATATCTTTGGTGGCGGCGGTGGCCGACGTCAACAACAACGTCAACAGCGTGGCGCAGATCTACGCTACAACATGGAATTAACTTTAGAAGAGGCTGTACGTGGCTGTTCTAAAGAGATTCGTGTACCAACATTAGTTGGCTGTGATACGTGTGACGGCAGCGGTGCGAAGAAAGGTTCTTCAGCAACCACTTGTGGTACATGTCATGGTCAAGGCCAAGTACAGATGCGTCAGGGCTTCTTTGCTGTACAGCAAACCTGTCCACACTGTAATGGTCGCGGTAAGATCATTAAAGACCCTTGTGGTACTTGTCATGGTCACGGCCGTAAAGAAGAAACCAAAACGCTATCAGTTAAAATCCCAGCAGGGGTTGATACTGGCGACCGTATTCGTCTAACTGGCGAAGGTGAAGCGGGCGAGTTTGGTGCACCAGCGGGTGACTTGTATGTACAAGTTCACGTAGCAGAGCACCATATCTTCGAGCGTGATGGTAACAACCTTTACTGTGAAGTACCGGTTAGCTTTACAATGGCAGCACTGGGTGGCGAAGTTGAAGTCCCTACTCTAGATGGCCGTGTAAACCTGAAAGTACCAACAGAAACGCAAACGGGCCGTATGTTCCGTATGCGTGGTAAGGGTGTTAAATCTGTACGTGGTGGTGCGGTAGGTGATTTGATCTGCAAACTAGTTGTAGAAACACCGGTTAGCCTTAGCTCACGTCAGAAAGAGTTACTGCAAGAGCTTGAAGAAAGCTTTGGTGGTAAAGCAGCAAGCAAGCACAAGCCTAAATCAGAAGGTTTCTTCAATGGTGTGAAGAAGTTCTTTGATGATTTGACTGGCTAA
- a CDS encoding type IV pilus modification PilV family protein: MTSKLPNQQRGFSLVEVLISVLVISISFVSVMKLQSYVEVRSEQNELQLHAMRIAQRQIDLWENVGGDVKCNGATVTLTLANLESCKTNFESFKSKVTKLNEITDSSGNILQKRLSVDVTWADREGNTGTVTLYSTQTASNALIRS, encoded by the coding sequence ATGACTTCTAAATTACCTAATCAGCAACGAGGTTTTAGCTTAGTTGAAGTCTTAATCTCGGTGCTGGTGATCTCAATTTCTTTTGTGTCTGTGATGAAGTTGCAGAGTTACGTTGAAGTGCGCAGTGAACAAAATGAGCTTCAGCTACATGCGATGCGTATCGCCCAGCGCCAAATAGACTTATGGGAAAACGTTGGCGGTGATGTGAAGTGTAATGGTGCAACAGTGACGCTGACGTTGGCTAATTTAGAATCCTGTAAAACTAACTTTGAGTCGTTTAAGAGTAAGGTTACTAAGCTCAATGAGATCACAGATAGTAGCGGGAATATTCTCCAAAAACGTTTGAGTGTTGATGTGACATGGGCAGATAGGGAAGGTAATACTGGAACGGTAACCTTGTATTCAACCCAAACTGCGTCTAATGCATTGATCAGAAGCTAG
- the mepA gene encoding penicillin-insensitive murein endopeptidase, with protein MASPWEKVSEPSKGDSESIGTYSNGCMAGGSALPLQGDGYQVIRSHRGRYYGHQEMIVFLQQLSKQVNQLELGNLLVGDIAMPRGGRFSSGHASHQTGLDADIWLKITDKPLDKNALVEAQPLPMVHIKDYKINKANWSDKQALLVQLAAADERVARIFVHPVIKEQLCKREWKERDWLQKVRPWWGHYYHFHVRLHCPEGSDNCKAQKAPPAGDGCGAELASWKPKPKVKSDKKKTVKASIPKKKKPAKIPPAQCMALLK; from the coding sequence ATGGCAAGCCCGTGGGAGAAAGTGAGCGAGCCAAGCAAAGGCGATTCTGAGTCTATCGGTACCTACAGTAACGGGTGTATGGCTGGCGGATCGGCACTGCCTCTGCAAGGTGACGGCTATCAAGTGATCCGTTCTCATCGTGGTCGTTATTATGGCCATCAAGAGATGATTGTTTTCCTGCAACAGCTATCGAAACAGGTGAATCAACTCGAACTGGGTAATTTATTGGTTGGTGATATTGCGATGCCGCGCGGAGGCCGCTTTTCGTCAGGTCATGCGAGTCACCAAACGGGGTTGGATGCGGATATTTGGTTAAAAATAACCGACAAGCCATTGGATAAAAATGCTTTGGTTGAAGCACAGCCGTTGCCTATGGTTCACATCAAAGATTATAAAATCAACAAAGCGAATTGGAGCGACAAGCAGGCGTTATTGGTGCAGCTAGCGGCCGCCGACGAGCGGGTAGCGCGTATTTTTGTACATCCAGTGATCAAGGAACAACTGTGTAAACGGGAATGGAAAGAACGCGATTGGCTGCAAAAAGTGCGTCCATGGTGGGGACACTATTATCATTTTCATGTGCGTTTGCATTGCCCAGAAGGCAGTGACAATTGCAAAGCGCAAAAAGCACCGCCAGCAGGCGATGGTTGTGGGGCAGAACTCGCGTCTTGGAAACCTAAACCTAAAGTGAAATCAGATAAGAAGAAAACGGTGAAAGCCTCGATCCCGAAGAAAAAGAAACCCGCTAAGATCCCGCCCGCGCAGTGCATGGCATTATTGAAATAA
- the nadK gene encoding NAD(+) kinase, with amino-acid sequence MKDMKRIFDTVALIGKPRNPDALQTHKALYDWLTEKKYNVLVDHRLENEIDVPADCFCDLLTIGDKANLAIVVGGDGNMLGAARVLSRFDIAVIGVNRGNLGFLTDLDPDTFDQELAAVLQGEFVSEQRFLLEAEVHRHGQIKSRNAALNEAVLHPGKVAHMIEFEVYIDEAFAFSQRSDGLIIATPTGSTAYSLSGGGPILSPSLNAITLVPMFPHTLSSRPLVVDGNRRIKLLVSPDNGSTLEVSCDGQVSLPVSPGDEIHIYQSPECLQLIHPKNYSYYEVLRGKLGWSSKLF; translated from the coding sequence ATCAAGGACATGAAGCGCATTTTTGACACTGTCGCATTAATTGGTAAACCGAGAAATCCAGATGCCTTACAAACCCATAAAGCACTGTACGATTGGCTTACGGAAAAAAAATATAATGTGTTAGTTGATCACCGCCTTGAAAACGAGATCGACGTCCCCGCCGATTGTTTTTGTGATTTACTCACTATAGGTGACAAAGCCAACCTCGCCATCGTGGTGGGTGGCGACGGCAATATGCTGGGCGCTGCACGGGTACTTTCCCGATTCGACATCGCCGTAATCGGGGTGAATCGCGGCAACCTAGGGTTCTTAACCGACCTAGACCCAGATACCTTTGATCAAGAGCTAGCAGCCGTACTGCAAGGTGAATTTGTCAGCGAGCAACGCTTTTTATTGGAAGCGGAAGTACACCGCCATGGCCAAATAAAAAGCCGCAATGCCGCTTTAAACGAAGCGGTATTACACCCCGGCAAAGTCGCGCACATGATAGAGTTTGAAGTCTATATCGACGAAGCCTTTGCTTTTTCACAGCGCTCAGATGGCTTAATTATCGCGACCCCGACAGGCTCAACGGCGTATTCATTATCTGGCGGTGGCCCGATTTTATCACCCAGCTTAAACGCCATTACCTTGGTGCCTATGTTCCCGCACACCCTCTCAAGCCGCCCATTAGTGGTTGATGGTAACCGCCGGATCAAATTATTGGTTTCGCCAGATAACGGCAGTACCCTTGAAGTAAGTTGTGATGGGCAGGTGTCGTTACCGGTTAGCCCAGGCGATGAAATTCATATTTATCAGAGCCCTGAATGCTTGCAACTGATCCACCCGAAAAACTACAGCTACTATGAAGTGCTTCGTGGCAAGCTAGGTTGGTCGAGCAAGTTGTTCTAA
- a CDS encoding PilW family protein — translation MHKRLSKGFSLIELMISSAIGLGLITVVTSNYFHSVALSNQQVKRSILSAELDSLVYLMSGEIKRAGYCGDCKSANGYLLTDATGANKSSIAINDSVTALTGTCIRFAYNEDSSLGVLTPRDGDARGYRLKTENGGKTSFEIYRNYNGIANWSCNDGTHWLDYQNDMISISKFDIQREEVIGTSRKKQNITITLTGNIDNVSLTRITNIAVNNVDY, via the coding sequence ATGCACAAGCGGTTGAGTAAAGGCTTTTCGCTAATAGAACTAATGATATCTAGTGCTATTGGGCTTGGTCTGATTACGGTTGTAACCTCGAATTACTTTCATAGTGTTGCATTGAGTAACCAACAAGTGAAACGTTCAATATTAAGTGCTGAGCTAGATAGCTTGGTGTATTTAATGAGTGGTGAAATAAAAAGGGCTGGTTACTGTGGTGATTGTAAATCGGCCAATGGGTATTTACTCACGGATGCTACAGGTGCTAATAAATCGAGCATCGCAATCAATGATTCAGTGACGGCATTAACTGGAACCTGTATTCGTTTTGCCTATAACGAAGACTCTTCACTTGGTGTACTAACCCCTCGTGATGGTGATGCTCGAGGCTATCGGTTAAAAACTGAAAACGGTGGTAAGACGTCTTTCGAAATTTATCGTAATTACAACGGTATTGCTAATTGGAGTTGCAATGATGGTACCCATTGGCTGGATTATCAGAATGACATGATTAGCATTTCTAAATTTGATATTCAGAGGGAAGAAGTCATTGGAACATCAAGGAAGAAGCAAAATATCACCATTACTCTAACCGGTAATATTGATAACGTTAGTTTAACGCGTATAACAAACATTGCTGTTAATAATGTGGATTATTAA
- a CDS encoding sugar-binding transcriptional regulator has protein sequence MTTPAESTHIDSDQLTEIAIAYYQEGATQEEISKKFGMSRAKVGRLLRRARDEGVVEITVKYHPVFSEKLEQQLVERFGLKRALIALDQPDDESQRQQVASLISSYLSSILTDDMVVTVGQGRNIASIANHVGVVPHRKCRFVCGIGGTHRSGNAINADHICRQLAKKYDGISETLYAPAYVEDITVKEAFMKNGTVKETLDRARRADVALVGVGDMNENSHMVKLGWFTPQEIVEARIRKGVVGDIAGYDFFDSQGNKADTVMSDRVIGLSMEELRHIPTVVVTAAENSKALALLGALRSGIVDVLATSVSNALTILNLDQQMK, from the coding sequence ATGACCACACCAGCTGAATCTACCCATATCGACAGTGACCAACTGACTGAAATTGCGATTGCTTACTATCAAGAAGGCGCAACCCAAGAAGAGATCTCTAAAAAATTTGGGATGTCGCGTGCCAAAGTCGGTCGTTTATTACGCCGAGCGCGTGATGAAGGTGTGGTTGAAATTACAGTGAAATACCACCCAGTATTTAGTGAAAAACTAGAGCAGCAACTTGTCGAACGTTTTGGCCTTAAGCGCGCCTTAATTGCACTGGATCAACCAGACGATGAAAGCCAACGTCAGCAAGTGGCGAGTTTGATATCAAGTTATCTCTCATCGATTCTAACCGACGACATGGTGGTAACTGTGGGACAAGGGCGTAACATCGCCTCTATTGCTAACCACGTCGGAGTCGTGCCGCATCGTAAGTGCCGTTTTGTTTGTGGTATTGGTGGTACGCACCGTTCGGGTAATGCGATTAACGCCGACCATATTTGCCGTCAGCTAGCCAAAAAATACGATGGGATCAGTGAGACCTTGTATGCGCCTGCTTATGTGGAAGATATTACGGTTAAAGAAGCTTTCATGAAAAATGGCACAGTCAAAGAAACCTTAGACCGCGCTCGTCGTGCCGATGTTGCTTTGGTCGGTGTTGGTGACATGAACGAGAACAGCCATATGGTGAAGCTGGGCTGGTTTACACCACAAGAGATTGTTGAAGCGCGGATCCGAAAAGGCGTGGTCGGCGATATTGCCGGTTATGACTTTTTTGATAGCCAAGGTAACAAAGCCGATACTGTGATGAGCGATCGGGTGATTGGTTTAAGCATGGAAGAGTTACGTCATATTCCAACCGTGGTGGTGACGGCGGCCGAAAACAGTAAAGCATTGGCGTTATTAGGTGCATTACGTTCTGGGATCGTGGATGTATTAGCAACCAGTGTGAGTAATGCCTTAACTATTTTGAACTTAGACCAACAAATGAAGTAA